In the Chryseobacterium sp. MYb264 genome, one interval contains:
- a CDS encoding SpvB/TcaC N-terminal domain-containing protein, with the protein MKKSLLSVFRENTKLLNSLLFFICWSQIHAHSNAMYFGDYTRKSVPVGELGNVKNVQYHHVEKIIPENEGTTHGMVDSQETTSDKKINVSHPIAAGYPYKSSFTNIRQYGSDSKEGTIGTDAEHPVDHVYDNIFHILVDDKINVGSQFILEYDLYGITSYDSVSKVINDDLAKGGGKDIEHNKVWTHQYEPLRQESIKKGMNTIIFTIPDHAQYSYKVKNVRISVSDKSRPLKEIKEEYKALSISKLVSKSNLAERIILGNSELRIPAHVLKNVEKISITALRDIDMPVLTPEMVNVTSGNSGYRFLPHGELFSAPAHVSLGFDENKIPEGYTPQDIKTYYFDTSEKRWIALDKDSLDLKKSTLISKTTHFTDMINGILKVPESPETGSYAPNSIKDIKAANPSEGIVSIAPPTANSMGSVTTSFPIKIPAGRQGMQPSLNISYNSESGNGWLGVGWDLSLPSITIDTRWGVPRYENGTETEIYTFGGEQLAFEVGNGTMAMPNRSEGFEKARQNDRRFYPRIEGSYNRIIRKGSNPKNYVWIVTSKEGTRSYFGGDENGVKENAVLKDDAGNIGYWALYKTVDLNKNYVEYLYDRTGYSGNTAPGAQQIYPQQINYTLHETTNTSQKYSVHFTTQTIGEDVQIDGRLGFLKADSKKLTNITISYGNSKVRSYQLNYKEGAFKKTLLGSITEMDANGAVFYTNAIEYEQAPNKIFADPIPWSVKENIDLSDKYSMLSGSSGTSKGANFGISVGAFTLPPPSPVGDKSPFSFRKGTFGAHGSISKSDSDVKITLIDIDGDHLPDRVYEKDGAIYYSKNKSVPGGQQEFGTSLKVGGEISTISKSKTSAWGVGINGNFSNVSLGFDYSNTSSTTHSYFMDFNNDGLVDFVKDGKVYFNRITAGIPSFHEDSSSTPYPVKITSSNPSQSLFDAQDAAEKKTMLEQNPLHDVVRVWVAPKTGKITVKNNFNLNQVTCPSEEDCSKADGVAVSFQYKNNDPLVDNINAGDFGMHSFADQTIDIKKGEKLYFRVTSKYDGTQDQVTWNPQITYSVQSNPALDSENRNLSVYKAEEDFVNSNGSTFYAEDHGTLTLYLNKPIPLSDDAIIKLTVNDQETALDPVLAGSTYSNLTYGSPVMLNKDDKVKIKVFTDTQIDWSKFKLIPEFINSNGDKTILQVEYTMYNDRGTFNIYKVSGGEVNRKISVKASSFPNFQGKNGKIVVSAKMKNKLLTKTVYTITNDGNTITPSFGSSYTVKSGDVNNDIYLETTISSDDRGFITGISSVNGSLMNNNLNYIDNPGTLQKQYPETSSGNSGILEIAQNNTSLKFEIVDHNASTWATLSLKDQNGNTTVFPKLSGEASFPKEAVVALQRGSYTYSLEYSENQNAPGYARISVPNGGSESRMRDFVNAPPHKPILSSLDLTKALNSDQYDGRFGTLYRGWGAFVLNGNNAKHNTVQEAYSLTANYANRGTKEEMKVIESELALSNAYGKDPGTSPPVNVPTHDSEGNVTFQSNESSMAENKFLMMNSDINNDDKGRWIDTDPLIYMTQNAISTSRIGVHGIDHSFDNYSTGQAQGDRLSAPDIKTKNQSVSVAGGVSLGGVAGINASHTVFSQAQSIRNVLDYNGDGFPDDFNKKNIKLTSPLGVPSSLGQDAFGIGNHQSVSSATAEGLSTGMNFTHGSSDRTAFVRTVATKSENYNNFLQAVNTAKESQRGSTKLTISGNMGISAEKSEKTFLDINGDGLPDLYNNGNFSLNIGRNQFANTASWNTGDVSKGKGFSTGAGAGVSLFWGSFEGGVNTSTTENETKEELLDINGDGLPDKAVYSGSNAKIYLNNGHTIGSTVLSVDAGSNLHVDQSISVGGNIGGTIPVLIPTNPTFTTGLKLNITVGVSVGKSSGKTKSTFKDMNGDGYPDFVTSDNANNIRVSLNQTGTANLLKKVITPMGGSWEVAYDRIGNTYEMPQSKFVLKSVITNDGFAGDRIFKPDVSKITVTYEKPFYSRWERTFYGFENLTVNQIDTKQGGAASNVIYRKTIQKFNNKNYYFKGLLLDEVLLDKDNKVWSKKVNVYSLKNIINVDHATIYYEGEAEKTGNNFGSFVAAESVRSNFYDGTVKIDLLTDAHIKKYTLTEFKTYDQWGNATEVRDRGDLDIGASEILTSKVTYTQLNNAAYIVMPTSVKNTAQGITREKKAKYSPANGNLINMTILNQGADYSVYDFEYDTYGNMTKSTGPANSDHQRFFHTYTYDDLVKTYPVKVEDAFGYTSRTRYDFRFGLPILTEDMNLQPMKYTYDAKARTTEITGPYEMFNNIPWTIKFEYSPITNAPKNATNAQSYAVTRHYDPEYAGNTINTITIVDGFGEAVQVKKTGAIHNEGIKYIVAGKVEEDAFGRALKTYYPTVENVSSANIRYNAVADQVPPTVNTYDVLDRVVSTKLPGEDLFSTISYGFANDVQGRRMFETTFSDELGSVKKTYTDIKGRTTSVHEVSNTGAIKTQFTHDAIGEILLVKDVNNNSTTSVYDDLGRRISYTHPDTGVTTYVYDKAGNMISKKNAANENVEYKYDFTRLKEVKYPVYPANNVKYYYGKALDAAAMDNNAVGRLWYQTDATGTQYLKYGRLGELIHQRRSVAVPGAGVYWFGTDWKYDTWNRVKSITYPDGEVLNYKYDRAGNLNNMVSVKDGVTYPMINLLGYDKFEQRVYLKNGNGTETSYEYETNRRRLLKMFAKNTNNNRFFMQNVYQYDVVSNVMQIHNNAPVVAGLLGGGTNYAFGYDDLYRLTSASGNWRGNNTQNQEERHRYTVGMTYDNMHNIMSKTQKHERVAGATSNNWTTLEPTSYRLNYKYDHASHPHAPSTVIDEQNLVPSSTCCNPNDPGVKFQNYTYDAKGNPTRIAQQTCTVTENKAIYDWDEENRLRFVDTNPSTPEIDGAAIYTYDAGGERIIKDVLYSGMLFRTADDSSAMSQTQPQVESHAFTIYPNGLLTMNVSSDGKSTTVPRYTKHYYAGSQRIISKIGEGNKVGMFNCAWQIIPFSGSTPPINTVTSSDTILQTATQSNIDILQKNNITAQGYGQNGGYNGSCTGTYAGAKENRQYWFHPDHLGSSSYITGLDGEVTQNIEYFPSGEIFVENHKNSHNSPYKFNAKEQDAETGYYYYGARYYNPRVSLWLNVDPLAEKMPSWSPYAYAFNNPIRFTDPDGREPKDDYKLHKNGRLELIKRTGGSFDRYYNESGSKSIKVNKEFTKNFKQTTEWRPYGQGDVPTETNVTLKNPNISSKQIKNYFYFLASNTNKEWNYDKLSKDGIFGNTTLYLITSQHRVGDVTNHGIPESYANNGYTWLETGHSHPFGSLMKESGYFDVNWPSGFNSNGTIKPGEGGDRQTFESNKSIMPEKAWIFLPTQKNPNIIYYNDQKFWFPNQNTENVHQ; encoded by the coding sequence ATGAAAAAATCTTTGTTAAGTGTTTTCAGAGAAAATACAAAACTTCTGAATTCATTGTTGTTTTTCATCTGCTGGAGCCAAATTCATGCTCATTCTAATGCCATGTACTTTGGTGATTATACGCGTAAAAGTGTACCTGTTGGTGAACTTGGAAACGTAAAAAACGTGCAATATCATCATGTAGAAAAAATAATTCCTGAAAATGAGGGAACTACACATGGTATGGTAGATTCTCAAGAGACAACTTCTGATAAAAAAATAAATGTATCCCATCCGATTGCTGCAGGGTATCCGTATAAAAGTTCATTCACCAATATCAGGCAGTATGGGTCTGATAGTAAAGAAGGGACTATTGGAACCGATGCGGAGCATCCTGTAGATCATGTCTATGACAATATATTCCATATTTTGGTGGATGACAAAATCAATGTTGGCAGTCAATTTATCCTGGAATATGATTTATATGGGATCACCAGCTACGATAGTGTCAGTAAAGTAATCAATGATGATCTGGCAAAGGGTGGCGGAAAAGATATTGAACACAATAAGGTGTGGACCCATCAGTATGAACCGCTCCGTCAAGAGTCGATTAAAAAAGGCATGAATACCATTATTTTTACGATTCCTGATCATGCGCAATACAGTTATAAAGTAAAAAATGTTCGTATTTCTGTTTCGGACAAATCTCGGCCCTTAAAAGAAATAAAGGAAGAATATAAAGCTTTAAGCATTTCGAAGTTGGTCAGTAAGAGCAATCTTGCTGAAAGAATAATTTTAGGAAATTCAGAATTGAGGATTCCTGCTCATGTTCTTAAAAACGTAGAAAAAATTTCGATTACAGCTTTGAGGGATATTGATATGCCTGTGCTGACTCCTGAAATGGTGAATGTAACCTCCGGAAATTCCGGCTATCGGTTTTTGCCTCATGGGGAGCTTTTTTCTGCACCTGCTCATGTATCGTTGGGATTTGATGAGAATAAAATTCCTGAAGGATATACTCCGCAAGATATCAAAACCTATTATTTTGATACCTCCGAAAAAAGATGGATTGCTTTGGATAAAGATAGCCTGGATCTTAAAAAAAGTACCCTGATTTCTAAAACAACCCATTTCACCGATATGATCAACGGAATTCTGAAAGTTCCTGAATCTCCGGAAACAGGCAGCTATGCTCCGAATTCGATTAAAGATATTAAAGCCGCAAATCCATCAGAGGGAATTGTAAGTATCGCTCCGCCTACAGCGAATAGTATGGGTAGCGTGACCACCAGCTTCCCGATAAAAATTCCTGCCGGAAGACAGGGTATGCAGCCTTCTCTGAATATAAGTTATAACAGCGAAAGCGGGAATGGCTGGCTGGGAGTAGGCTGGGACCTGTCTCTGCCTTCTATTACGATAGATACGCGCTGGGGAGTTCCGAGATATGAAAATGGAACAGAAACTGAAATTTATACGTTTGGAGGCGAGCAGCTTGCATTTGAAGTCGGAAACGGAACCATGGCAATGCCGAACAGAAGTGAAGGTTTTGAAAAAGCGCGACAGAATGACCGCCGGTTTTATCCCCGGATTGAAGGCTCCTATAACCGAATCATAAGAAAAGGCTCCAATCCTAAAAATTATGTTTGGATCGTAACCTCTAAAGAGGGAACGAGATCTTATTTTGGGGGGGACGAAAATGGAGTAAAAGAGAATGCTGTTCTTAAAGATGATGCTGGAAATATCGGTTATTGGGCGCTCTATAAAACCGTAGATCTCAATAAAAACTATGTAGAGTATCTCTACGACCGTACAGGATATTCGGGAAATACAGCGCCGGGTGCACAGCAGATCTATCCACAGCAGATCAATTATACCCTTCATGAAACGACGAATACTTCTCAAAAATATTCAGTTCATTTTACGACCCAAACCATAGGAGAGGATGTACAGATTGACGGAAGACTGGGTTTCTTAAAAGCAGATTCTAAAAAGCTCACCAATATTACCATCAGCTATGGCAATAGTAAGGTGAGATCCTATCAATTGAATTACAAGGAAGGAGCTTTCAAAAAGACTTTACTGGGCAGTATTACGGAAATGGATGCCAATGGTGCTGTTTTTTACACCAATGCTATAGAGTATGAGCAGGCTCCGAATAAAATTTTTGCAGACCCTATCCCTTGGTCGGTCAAGGAAAATATTGACCTATCGGACAAATACTCTATGCTTTCAGGAAGTTCCGGAACTTCAAAAGGAGCGAATTTTGGGATCAGTGTGGGTGCTTTTACCTTGCCACCTCCTAGCCCTGTGGGAGATAAATCACCTTTTTCTTTTAGAAAAGGTACGTTCGGAGCTCACGGTTCGATAAGCAAAAGTGATTCGGACGTTAAAATTACATTGATCGATATCGATGGGGATCATCTTCCGGACAGGGTATATGAAAAAGACGGGGCTATTTACTACTCAAAAAATAAATCGGTACCCGGAGGTCAGCAGGAGTTCGGAACTTCACTGAAAGTGGGTGGGGAGATATCGACCATCAGTAAGTCCAAAACTTCGGCATGGGGAGTTGGGATTAATGGAAACTTCAGCAATGTAAGCCTAGGTTTTGATTATTCCAATACCTCTTCTACAACGCATTCTTATTTTATGGATTTTAATAACGACGGTCTGGTCGATTTTGTAAAAGACGGGAAAGTCTATTTTAACAGAATCACCGCCGGCATTCCAAGTTTCCATGAAGACAGCAGCAGTACTCCTTATCCGGTAAAAATAACCTCATCGAATCCATCCCAGTCGCTGTTCGACGCTCAGGATGCTGCGGAAAAGAAAACAATGCTTGAGCAAAACCCGCTCCATGATGTGGTAAGGGTATGGGTAGCTCCGAAAACCGGAAAAATAACGGTAAAGAATAATTTTAATCTTAACCAGGTTACCTGTCCATCGGAAGAAGACTGTTCAAAAGCTGATGGTGTCGCAGTTTCTTTTCAATATAAAAATAATGATCCTCTGGTCGATAATATCAACGCCGGCGATTTTGGAATGCACTCTTTTGCTGATCAGACCATTGATATTAAAAAAGGAGAAAAACTTTACTTCAGAGTAACTTCAAAATATGACGGAACACAGGATCAGGTGACCTGGAATCCGCAAATCACCTATTCCGTGCAGAGCAACCCTGCTTTGGACAGTGAAAACAGAAATTTATCTGTTTATAAAGCGGAAGAAGACTTTGTGAATTCGAACGGCAGCACATTTTATGCAGAAGATCACGGAACCTTAACGCTATATCTGAATAAGCCGATTCCATTATCAGATGATGCCATCATCAAATTGACTGTGAATGATCAGGAGACTGCCCTGGATCCGGTATTGGCTGGAAGTACCTATAGCAATTTGACGTATGGTTCTCCTGTGATGCTGAATAAAGATGATAAAGTAAAAATAAAGGTATTTACGGATACACAGATCGATTGGTCCAAATTTAAACTCATTCCTGAATTTATAAATTCAAACGGCGATAAAACCATCCTTCAGGTGGAATACACCATGTATAATGACCGTGGAACTTTTAACATTTATAAGGTTTCCGGAGGGGAAGTAAACCGTAAAATTTCGGTAAAAGCATCTTCCTTCCCGAATTTTCAGGGTAAAAACGGCAAAATCGTTGTTTCTGCAAAAATGAAAAATAAGCTGTTGACTAAAACGGTGTACACCATTACCAATGACGGAAATACGATTACCCCTTCTTTTGGTTCTTCTTATACGGTAAAATCCGGGGATGTAAATAATGACATTTATCTGGAAACGACGATAAGCAGTGATGACAGGGGGTTTATTACAGGAATTTCAAGTGTTAACGGGTCTTTAATGAATAATAACCTTAATTATATTGATAACCCCGGAACCCTTCAGAAACAATATCCGGAAACGTCATCCGGAAATAGCGGAATTTTAGAAATTGCTCAGAACAATACCTCTTTAAAGTTTGAAATTGTAGATCACAATGCCTCGACATGGGCAACGCTGTCTTTAAAAGACCAGAATGGCAATACTACTGTTTTTCCTAAACTCTCCGGAGAGGCTTCGTTTCCGAAAGAAGCGGTGGTAGCTCTGCAAAGAGGGAGCTACACCTATTCTCTAGAGTATTCTGAAAATCAGAATGCTCCGGGGTATGCGCGAATTTCAGTTCCTAACGGTGGCAGTGAATCGAGAATGAGAGATTTTGTAAATGCTCCTCCACACAAACCTATTCTGTCTTCATTGGATCTTACGAAAGCTCTGAATTCTGATCAGTATGATGGCAGGTTCGGAACCTTATACAGAGGATGGGGTGCATTTGTGCTCAATGGGAATAATGCAAAACATAATACCGTACAGGAAGCCTATAGCTTAACGGCCAACTATGCGAACAGAGGAACCAAAGAAGAGATGAAAGTCATTGAGTCTGAGTTGGCTTTAAGCAATGCTTATGGTAAAGATCCCGGGACTTCTCCTCCGGTCAATGTACCGACGCATGACAGTGAAGGGAATGTCACGTTTCAGTCTAATGAAAGCTCAATGGCAGAGAACAAATTTTTAATGATGAATTCCGATATCAATAATGATGATAAAGGAAGATGGATTGATACGGATCCATTGATCTACATGACGCAAAATGCCATCAGTACTTCCCGTATAGGGGTACACGGTATCGATCACAGTTTTGATAATTACTCTACCGGGCAGGCTCAGGGAGATAGGCTGAGTGCTCCTGATATAAAGACAAAAAATCAGAGTGTCAGTGTTGCCGGAGGGGTCAGTTTAGGAGGAGTGGCAGGTATTAATGCTTCCCATACGGTATTTTCCCAGGCACAATCGATACGAAATGTATTGGATTATAACGGAGATGGTTTTCCGGATGATTTTAATAAGAAAAATATTAAGCTTACCTCTCCGCTGGGAGTTCCTTCCTCTTTAGGGCAGGATGCTTTCGGGATAGGTAATCACCAGTCAGTCTCTTCGGCCACGGCGGAAGGCTTGTCAACAGGGATGAATTTTACTCACGGATCATCAGACAGAACTGCTTTTGTACGAACCGTTGCAACGAAAAGCGAGAATTATAATAATTTTTTACAGGCGGTCAACACCGCGAAAGAAAGCCAGCGGGGATCAACCAAATTAACAATAAGCGGAAATATGGGGATCTCTGCAGAAAAGTCTGAAAAGACATTTTTAGATATCAACGGAGACGGATTACCGGATTTGTATAACAACGGGAATTTCAGCTTAAATATCGGGCGAAATCAATTTGCCAATACCGCATCGTGGAATACCGGAGACGTATCAAAAGGGAAAGGTTTTTCAACAGGAGCCGGAGCGGGAGTCTCTTTATTCTGGGGAAGTTTTGAAGGAGGTGTTAATACATCAACAACTGAAAACGAAACCAAAGAGGAACTTCTGGATATCAACGGAGACGGTCTTCCGGATAAAGCGGTGTACAGCGGATCTAATGCTAAGATTTATTTAAATAACGGGCATACCATAGGAAGTACCGTATTGTCTGTAGATGCGGGTTCCAATTTGCATGTAGATCAGTCGATCAGTGTCGGAGGAAACATCGGAGGAACCATTCCTGTGCTTATTCCTACCAATCCGACATTTACAACAGGCCTGAAACTGAATATTACCGTGGGGGTTTCTGTGGGAAAATCCTCCGGAAAAACAAAATCTACTTTCAAAGATATGAATGGAGATGGCTATCCTGATTTTGTAACCTCCGATAATGCCAATAATATCAGAGTATCTCTTAACCAAACCGGAACCGCCAATCTTCTTAAAAAGGTCATTACCCCGATGGGAGGGTCTTGGGAAGTGGCTTACGACAGAATAGGGAACACCTATGAGATGCCGCAAAGCAAATTTGTATTAAAAAGTGTCATCACCAATGACGGATTTGCCGGAGACAGGATATTTAAACCGGATGTATCTAAAATAACAGTCACCTATGAAAAGCCATTCTACAGCCGATGGGAGAGAACATTCTACGGATTTGAAAACCTGACAGTCAACCAGATTGATACCAAACAGGGAGGCGCTGCTTCCAATGTGATCTACAGAAAAACGATTCAGAAATTTAATAATAAAAATTACTATTTCAAAGGATTGCTACTTGATGAGGTACTTCTGGATAAGGATAATAAGGTGTGGAGCAAGAAGGTAAATGTCTACAGCCTCAAAAATATCATCAATGTAGATCACGCTACTATTTATTATGAAGGAGAGGCTGAAAAAACAGGAAATAACTTCGGTTCTTTCGTGGCCGCAGAATCGGTGAGAAGTAATTTTTATGATGGAACAGTAAAAATTGACCTCCTTACGGATGCTCATATTAAGAAATATACCCTGACGGAATTTAAAACCTATGATCAATGGGGAAATGCCACAGAAGTAAGGGATAGGGGAGATTTGGATATTGGCGCTTCAGAAATCTTAACCAGCAAAGTGACCTATACCCAGCTCAACAATGCCGCCTATATTGTGATGCCAACTTCTGTGAAAAATACGGCACAGGGAATCACGCGTGAGAAAAAAGCAAAATACAGCCCTGCCAATGGCAATCTTATCAATATGACGATCCTTAATCAGGGGGCAGACTATTCTGTTTATGATTTTGAGTATGACACGTATGGAAATATGACCAAATCTACAGGGCCTGCGAACAGCGATCATCAGAGATTCTTTCATACCTATACTTATGACGATCTTGTAAAAACCTATCCTGTAAAAGTGGAAGATGCCTTCGGGTATACCAGTAGAACCCGATATGATTTCAGATTTGGATTGCCGATCCTGACGGAGGATATGAACCTTCAGCCTATGAAGTATACCTATGATGCGAAAGCAAGAACCACTGAAATTACGGGGCCTTATGAAATGTTTAATAATATTCCGTGGACCATTAAATTTGAATACAGCCCGATTACCAATGCCCCGAAAAATGCGACCAATGCGCAGTCTTATGCCGTAACGAGGCATTATGATCCTGAGTACGCTGGCAATACCATCAATACCATTACGATTGTGGACGGATTTGGAGAAGCTGTTCAGGTCAAAAAAACCGGAGCGATTCATAATGAAGGGATTAAGTATATCGTGGCAGGAAAAGTGGAAGAAGATGCATTCGGCAGAGCTTTAAAAACCTATTATCCGACCGTGGAAAACGTCAGCTCGGCTAACATCCGGTATAATGCTGTGGCAGATCAAGTACCCCCAACGGTGAATACCTATGATGTGTTGGACAGAGTGGTCTCTACTAAACTTCCGGGTGAAGATCTGTTCTCAACCATTTCCTATGGATTTGCCAATGATGTGCAGGGAAGAAGAATGTTTGAAACCACTTTCAGTGATGAGCTCGGAAGTGTTAAAAAAACATATACCGATATCAAAGGAAGAACAACTTCTGTGCATGAAGTCTCCAATACAGGAGCTATCAAGACGCAGTTTACCCATGATGCGATTGGAGAAATTCTTTTGGTGAAAGATGTCAATAACAATAGCACAACATCGGTTTATGATGATCTGGGAAGAAGAATCTCTTACACTCATCCCGATACAGGAGTCACCACCTACGTATACGATAAGGCCGGAAATATGATTTCCAAAAAGAACGCGGCCAATGAAAATGTAGAATACAAATATGACTTTACAAGGCTGAAAGAGGTGAAGTACCCTGTTTATCCAGCAAATAATGTAAAATATTATTACGGAAAGGCATTGGATGCGGCTGCCATGGACAACAATGCGGTAGGAAGACTTTGGTATCAGACTGATGCTACAGGAACCCAGTATTTAAAATACGGAAGACTAGGTGAGCTTATCCACCAGAGAAGATCGGTCGCTGTGCCGGGAGCCGGAGTATATTGGTTCGGAACAGACTGGAAATATGATACCTGGAACCGTGTAAAATCCATTACCTATCCGGATGGGGAAGTACTGAATTATAAATATGACAGAGCCGGAAATCTCAATAATATGGTTTCCGTGAAAGATGGCGTTACCTATCCTATGATTAACCTTCTGGGCTACGACAAATTTGAGCAGAGGGTCTATCTGAAAAACGGAAACGGAACAGAAACCAGCTACGAGTATGAAACCAACAGAAGAAGACTCTTGAAAATGTTTGCTAAAAATACAAACAACAACAGATTTTTTATGCAGAACGTCTATCAGTATGACGTGGTTTCCAACGTCATGCAGATTCACAATAATGCACCTGTGGTGGCCGGGCTCTTAGGAGGTGGTACCAACTATGCATTCGGATATGATGATCTGTACAGGCTGACGTCAGCGTCCGGAAACTGGAGAGGAAATAATACCCAAAATCAGGAAGAGCGACACCGTTACACGGTGGGAATGACGTATGATAATATGCACAATATCATGAGCAAAACCCAGAAACACGAGCGGGTGGCAGGAGCAACAAGCAATAACTGGACGACTCTGGAACCTACCTCTTACAGGCTCAACTATAAATACGATCATGCATCGCATCCCCATGCGCCATCTACCGTTATTGATGAGCAGAATCTCGTGCCTTCGTCCACCTGCTGCAATCCGAATGATCCCGGTGTGAAGTTCCAGAACTATACCTACGATGCAAAAGGAAACCCGACCCGTATTGCCCAGCAGACCTGTACGGTAACCGAAAATAAAGCAATCTATGACTGGGATGAGGAAAATCGCCTGCGCTTTGTAGATACCAACCCTTCGACTCCGGAGATCGATGGGGCTGCAATCTATACCTATGATGCAGGAGGAGAGCGAATTATTAAAGATGTTCTGTATTCCGGAATGTTGTTCAGAACTGCCGATGATAGCTCTGCAATGTCTCAAACTCAGCCTCAGGTGGAGTCTCATGCCTTCACCATATATCCGAACGGATTACTGACAATGAATGTTTCTTCTGATGGGAAAAGTACAACCGTTCCTCGCTATACCAAGCATTATTATGCAGGCAGCCAAAGGATTATCAGTAAAATAGGCGAAGGAAACAAAGTGGGAATGTTCAACTGTGCATGGCAGATTATTCCTTTTTCAGGAAGCACTCCACCAATTAATACCGTTACGTCTTCAGATACTATTTTGCAGACCGCCACGCAAAGCAATATCGATATCCTGCAGAAAAATAATATAACGGCACAAGGCTATGGGCAAAATGGAGGCTACAACGGAAGCTGTACAGGAACCTATGCCGGAGCGAAGGAAAACAGACAATACTGGTTCCACCCGGATCACCTGGGATCAAGCAGCTATATCACAGGACTGGATGGAGAAGTAACCCAAAATATAGAATATTTCCCAAGTGGCGAGATTTTTGTAGAAAACCATAAGAATAGTCATAACAGTCCGTATAAGTTTAATGCGAAGGAACAGGATGCTGAAACGGGGTATTACTATTATGGTGCGAGATATTATAATCCAAGGGTTTCTCTTTGGTTGAACGTGGATCCGCTAGCGGAGAAAATGCCGAGTTGGTCGCCGTATGCTTATGCGTTTAATAATCCCATTCGTTTCACAGACCCAGACGGAAGAGAACCAAAAGATGATTATAAACTTCATAAAAATGGAAGGTTAGAGTTAATTAAAAGAACTGGTGGTAGTTTTGATAGATATTATAATGAAAGTGGGAGCAAATCCATTAAAGTTAATAAAGAATTTACCAAAAATTTTAAACAAACTACAGAATGGAGACCATATGGACAAGGCGATGTTCCTACAGAAACAAATGTCACGCTCAAAAATCCTAATATTTCTTCTAAACAGATTAAAAATTATTTTTACTTTCTTGCCTCAAACACCAATAAAGAGTGGAATTATGATAAATTATCTAAAGACGGAATATTTGGTAATACAACATTATATTTAATTACGTCTCAACACAGAGTAGGCGATGTTACTAATCACGGAATTCCTGAAAGTTATGCAAACAATGGTTATACTTGGTTAGAAACAGGACATAGTCATCCATTTGGTTCTCTAATGAAAGAATCTGGATACTTTGATGTTAATTGGCCTTCAGGATTTAATTCAAATGGAACTATTAAACCAGGTGAAGGTGGCGATCGTCAAACCTTCGAAAGTAATAAATCAATAATGCCGGAAAAGGCGTGGATTTTCTTGCCAACACAAAAAAATCCAAACATTATTTATTACAACGACCAAAAGTTTTGGTTTCCAAATCAAAATACAGAAAATGTTCACCAATAA